The proteins below come from a single Deinococcus radiodurans R1 = ATCC 13939 = DSM 20539 genomic window:
- a CDS encoding response regulator transcription factor: MTLPETGAGSSPIRVLLAEDQTLVLGALAALLSLEDDLDVVGTAADGAEALMQVHTLRPDVLVTDIEMPRLSGLDLAERVRQEAPQTRVVIVTTFTRAGYLRRALDAGARGYLLKDAPSHELADAIRRVHAGGRAIDAGLAEEIWDAQSPLTEREIQVLRAAETGRSTAAIAAELGIGVGTVRNYLSEAIGKLGAENRAEAARKARERGWL, translated from the coding sequence GTGACCCTGCCAGAGACGGGCGCGGGGTCTTCGCCCATTCGGGTGCTGCTGGCCGAGGACCAGACCCTGGTGCTGGGGGCGCTCGCCGCGCTGCTTTCGCTCGAAGACGACCTGGACGTGGTCGGCACGGCGGCGGACGGGGCAGAGGCGCTGATGCAGGTGCATACGCTGCGGCCCGACGTTCTGGTGACCGACATCGAGATGCCCCGGCTCAGCGGCCTCGACCTCGCGGAGCGGGTGCGGCAGGAAGCGCCCCAGACGCGGGTGGTCATCGTGACGACCTTCACGCGGGCGGGCTACCTGCGCCGGGCCCTGGACGCTGGTGCGCGGGGATATCTGCTCAAAGACGCTCCTTCGCACGAACTGGCAGACGCCATTCGCCGGGTTCACGCGGGTGGGCGGGCCATAGACGCAGGCCTCGCCGAGGAAATCTGGGATGCCCAGAGCCCGTTGACCGAGCGTGAAATCCAGGTGTTGCGGGCCGCTGAAACTGGGAGGAGTACTGCTGCCATCGCTGCCGAACTTGGCATCGGTGTAGGAACGGTGCGAAATTACCTCTCCGAAGCCATCGGCAAACTCGGCGCCGAGAACCGGGCCGAGGCGGCGCGAAAGGCGCGGGAGCGGGGCTGGCTCTGA
- the cobA gene encoding uroporphyrinogen-III C-methyltransferase → MSEVSLPAALPAPFVSLVGAGPGDPGLLTLRAREVLAQADVVLTDALVSPALLAHCPQARVVEVGKRGFLPSAKQEDINDLIVREALAGGGQRVVRLKGGDPFVFGRGGEEALACRAAGVPCEIVPGVSSAVAAAAYAGIPVTHRGLSRSFAVLTGTDRHGPAAYAEIAGVDTLVFLMGVRHLPQITADLIAAGRDPQTPAAAVQWASTPQQRTVRATLGTLAQRAAEAGLGAPAVTVVGAVAALHDDLDWFCPAPLPLQGAQVAVTRTREQTGSELAALLSGRGAQVSEIPLLRFVPASSPRTLVGALNGFDGWVLLTSEQAVRALARTLLAAGRDLRVLARARIAAVGSGTAWTLREYGLAPDFVPTRSGSRHLGAELPAAPGEVALHVGSQDTDAVLEMALSARGIEYVAAEAYRSELSELTPAQREQLQEAQVVTLASAVGARALAQVAGTSFTAAVIGPQTELAAREAGFTRLILAEQPTLASLSDAVQRACRAG, encoded by the coding sequence ATGTCTGAAGTTTCGTTGCCTGCCGCGCTGCCCGCTCCTTTCGTTTCGCTGGTGGGGGCCGGCCCCGGTGACCCCGGCCTGCTCACGCTGCGTGCCCGCGAGGTGCTGGCGCAGGCGGACGTGGTGCTGACCGACGCGCTCGTCAGCCCGGCGCTGCTGGCGCACTGCCCCCAGGCGCGGGTGGTAGAAGTGGGCAAACGCGGGTTCCTGCCCTCAGCCAAGCAGGAAGACATCAACGACCTGATCGTGCGCGAGGCGCTCGCGGGCGGCGGACAGCGGGTGGTGCGGCTCAAGGGGGGCGACCCCTTTGTCTTCGGGCGCGGGGGCGAGGAGGCGCTGGCGTGCCGGGCCGCCGGGGTGCCGTGCGAAATCGTGCCAGGGGTGAGCAGCGCCGTGGCAGCGGCAGCCTACGCGGGGATTCCGGTCACGCACCGGGGGCTGAGCCGCAGCTTCGCCGTGCTGACCGGCACCGACCGGCACGGGCCCGCCGCCTATGCCGAGATCGCCGGGGTGGACACGCTGGTGTTTCTGATGGGCGTGCGGCACCTGCCGCAGATTACGGCGGACCTGATCGCGGCGGGCCGTGACCCGCAGACCCCCGCCGCCGCTGTGCAGTGGGCGAGCACGCCGCAGCAGCGCACGGTGCGCGCGACCCTCGGCACGCTGGCGCAACGGGCAGCCGAGGCCGGCTTGGGCGCGCCCGCCGTGACCGTGGTGGGTGCGGTGGCCGCGCTGCACGACGACCTCGACTGGTTTTGCCCGGCGCCGCTGCCGCTGCAAGGCGCGCAGGTGGCCGTTACCCGCACCCGCGAACAGACGGGCAGCGAACTCGCGGCCCTGCTCAGCGGACGCGGCGCCCAGGTCAGCGAGATTCCGCTGCTCCGTTTCGTGCCGGCCAGCAGCCCGCGCACACTGGTGGGCGCCCTGAACGGCTTCGATGGCTGGGTGCTCCTGACAAGCGAACAGGCAGTGCGGGCACTCGCGCGGACACTGCTCGCCGCTGGGCGTGACTTGCGGGTGCTGGCCCGCGCCCGCATCGCTGCCGTGGGCAGCGGCACCGCCTGGACTCTACGCGAGTACGGCCTCGCTCCCGATTTCGTCCCCACGCGCTCCGGCTCGCGCCACCTCGGGGCCGAACTGCCCGCCGCGCCCGGTGAAGTTGCGCTGCACGTCGGCTCGCAGGACACCGACGCGGTGCTCGAAATGGCGTTGAGCGCGCGGGGCATCGAATACGTGGCCGCCGAAGCCTACCGCAGCGAACTCAGCGAGCTGACCCCGGCCCAGCGCGAGCAGTTGCAGGAGGCGCAAGTGGTGACTCTGGCCTCGGCGGTGGGAGCGCGCGCACTCGCGCAGGTGGCGGGCACCAGTTTTACCGCCGCCGTCATTGGCCCGCAGACCGAACTCGCCGCCCGCGAAGCCGGATTTACCCGCCTGATTCTGGCCGAGCAGCCCACCCTGGCGAGTCTGAGCGACGCGGTGCAGCGGGCGTGCCGGGCGGGGTAA
- a CDS encoding CbiX/SirB N-terminal domain-containing protein, which produces MDKTSQQLEVVSTGTAANGGRTLILLGHGSHLNADSAAAVRRHARAVRAQGLFDEVLEGSWKEEPSLRQLLRLARFRDVTVVPLFVSEGYFTGTVIPRELGFEWRGPVPPGGLTAVIDGHRVHYTRPYGVHPDMAEVIAARAAEVCGEWDPARTALVVLGHGTGRDRQSQQAIEQAAAALRGRGRFAEVQALYLDQAPRVDDWAALTRAPDVVIVPFFASEGWHTQDTIPHDLGLTGAVTEFPELPGGPRRVFYSRPVGTHPAVTRVIVRLVEDSLDAPLSPEEPAWRAAGAALLRASSGEAGLAVGELQVTPLPDGRCDLRSQVDAGRTDLTTVALSDLSAWTGRTADGTHRPIRTQRSLPRGWWAEVETSELRAALHAVYPAVLEEAYAWENGTLPVIPWTDTAERQSGLYAAVRRASPAQVAQARHKTCASCLRTPLWAGEPLSATFLTGDPQALPCPEACTLLVAAVREELGSHQETPAQGEVTHV; this is translated from the coding sequence GTGGACAAAACAAGTCAACAACTTGAAGTTGTCTCGACGGGTACAGCCGCCAATGGTGGCCGAACCCTCATTCTGCTCGGTCATGGGTCGCATCTGAACGCGGATTCGGCGGCGGCAGTGCGCCGTCACGCCCGGGCAGTGCGGGCACAGGGGCTGTTCGACGAAGTGCTGGAAGGCTCCTGGAAAGAGGAGCCCTCGCTGCGGCAACTGCTGCGCCTCGCCCGCTTCCGTGACGTGACGGTGGTGCCGCTGTTCGTGTCGGAGGGGTATTTCACCGGCACCGTCATCCCGCGCGAACTCGGCTTTGAGTGGCGTGGGCCGGTGCCGCCGGGGGGCCTGACTGCGGTGATAGATGGCCACCGCGTGCACTACACCCGGCCTTACGGCGTGCATCCCGATATGGCCGAAGTCATCGCCGCGCGGGCCGCCGAGGTGTGCGGCGAGTGGGACCCCGCCCGCACCGCGCTGGTGGTCCTCGGCCACGGCACTGGGCGCGACCGCCAGAGCCAGCAGGCCATCGAACAGGCCGCCGCTGCCCTGCGTGGCCGTGGACGCTTTGCCGAGGTGCAGGCGCTGTATCTCGACCAAGCCCCGCGCGTGGACGACTGGGCCGCGCTGACCCGGGCGCCCGACGTGGTGATCGTGCCGTTTTTCGCCTCCGAGGGCTGGCACACCCAGGACACCATCCCGCACGACCTCGGCCTGACTGGGGCCGTGACAGAGTTTCCAGAGCTGCCGGGCGGACCGCGCCGGGTCTTTTACAGCCGTCCGGTGGGCACGCACCCGGCCGTGACCCGCGTGATTGTGCGGCTGGTGGAAGACAGCCTGGACGCGCCCCTCAGCCCCGAGGAACCCGCGTGGCGGGCGGCGGGTGCGGCCCTGCTCCGCGCCTCAAGTGGTGAAGCTGGCCTCGCCGTGGGTGAATTGCAAGTCACGCCTCTTCCCGATGGACGCTGTGACTTGCGCTCCCAAGTGGACGCAGGCCGCACCGATTTGACGACGGTAGCCCTCAGTGACCTATCGGCCTGGACGGGTCGCACAGCGGACGGCACCCACCGCCCGATTCGCACCCAGCGCTCGCTGCCGCGCGGCTGGTGGGCCGAAGTGGAAACCAGTGAGCTGCGGGCCGCCCTGCACGCGGTTTATCCTGCTGTGCTGGAGGAAGCCTATGCCTGGGAGAACGGCACCCTGCCGGTCATTCCCTGGACCGACACTGCCGAGCGGCAAAGCGGACTGTACGCGGCAGTTAGGCGCGCCAGCCCCGCGCAAGTGGCGCAGGCGCGGCACAAAACCTGCGCAAGCTGCCTCCGCACGCCGCTGTGGGCGGGCGAGCCGCTCAGCGCGACCTTTCTGACGGGCGACCCGCAAGCCCTCCCCTGCCCCGAGGCCTGCACGCTGCTGGTCGCCGCCGTTCGTGAAGAATTGGGTTCTCATCAGGAGACCCCCGCACAAGGAGAAGTCACCCATGTCTGA
- a CDS encoding ABC transporter permease: MTTLPNVPARRTSALPVLAQLTLGELRRLLRSPMFTVGAIGFPVMFFALFGLPAVQEYGATDPHVGPVILTQFAAYSLLSLALFSFGAAVATERSGGWLRLLRSSPLPVPLYFVSKTLAALAFGAVSLALLYAFAHFAGGVTLPLGLALLLAGKLLLGMIPLVALGLCIGFLASPQAAQILANILSVVMSFASGLFVPLDQLPGFVQQIAPLLPAYHVSQIATNTVSGQTASEPAHWLALAAFTLVFGTLAVWGLKRDESREG; encoded by the coding sequence ATGACCACCCTGCCCAATGTTCCTGCCCGCCGCACCTCCGCCCTCCCAGTTCTGGCACAGTTGACCCTGGGCGAGCTGCGCCGCCTGTTGCGGAGTCCGATGTTTACGGTCGGGGCCATCGGCTTTCCGGTGATGTTCTTTGCGCTGTTCGGGCTGCCCGCCGTTCAGGAGTACGGGGCGACTGACCCCCACGTCGGGCCGGTCATCCTGACGCAGTTCGCGGCCTATTCGCTGCTGAGTCTCGCTCTGTTCAGTTTCGGGGCGGCGGTCGCCACTGAGCGCAGCGGGGGCTGGTTGCGGCTGCTGCGCTCCTCGCCTTTGCCGGTGCCGCTGTACTTCGTGAGCAAGACGCTGGCGGCGCTCGCGTTCGGGGCGGTGAGCTTGGCCCTGCTCTACGCCTTCGCTCATTTCGCTGGCGGGGTCACGCTGCCGCTGGGACTCGCGCTGCTGCTCGCCGGCAAGCTGCTGCTGGGCATGATTCCGCTGGTCGCGCTGGGGCTGTGCATCGGGTTTCTGGCGAGTCCACAGGCGGCGCAGATTCTGGCGAATATCCTGAGCGTCGTGATGTCATTCGCTTCGGGGCTCTTTGTGCCGCTTGATCAGCTGCCTGGATTTGTGCAGCAGATCGCCCCCCTGCTGCCGGCCTACCACGTCAGTCAAATCGCCACGAACACGGTCAGTGGACAGACGGCCAGCGAGCCGGCGCACTGGCTGGCGCTGGCGGCCTTCACCCTGGTCTTCGGCACCCTGGCGGTCTGGGGGCTCAAGCGTGACGAAAGCCGCGAGGGTTGA
- a CDS encoding sensor histidine kinase gives MLFWGTLVAFVAVYVFTFGKRDPDDRWAYVGWLSALLMWALGDWLYGPSALSFLVYGGSLIGWQRRQWVALGGAAINALLMVGRLLTLPERSQGDFIFLLFILASAYANHATYRGLRARRRLAQVQLEKEKLAADAERERIARDLHDLLGHTLSVIVLKSELAGKLAEKHPQRAAAEIREVERISREALSEVRAAVQGYRGSGLAAELARAKVALDAAGIRLVITDTLPELPADLESTLAMVLREAVTNVVRHSGASELRLTLRGQANGFQLTLQDDGRGGDAPEGTGLNSMRERLRAMGGTFERDGHTGTRLQAFVPLSAGTAGLKAPELLEKTS, from the coding sequence GTGCTGTTCTGGGGAACCCTGGTTGCGTTCGTCGCCGTCTACGTTTTTACTTTTGGCAAGCGCGACCCCGACGACCGCTGGGCTTATGTTGGCTGGCTGTCGGCCCTCCTGATGTGGGCGCTGGGAGACTGGCTGTATGGGCCGAGCGCCCTGAGTTTCCTGGTCTACGGCGGCAGCCTCATCGGCTGGCAGCGGCGGCAGTGGGTGGCCCTGGGCGGCGCGGCCATCAACGCCCTTTTGATGGTGGGCCGGCTCCTCACGTTGCCGGAGAGGTCGCAGGGTGACTTCATCTTTCTCCTTTTCATTCTGGCATCGGCCTATGCCAATCACGCCACCTACCGCGGCCTGCGGGCCCGGCGCCGGCTGGCCCAGGTGCAACTGGAAAAGGAAAAGCTGGCCGCCGACGCCGAGCGTGAGCGCATTGCCCGTGACCTGCACGACCTGCTCGGCCACACCCTGAGCGTCATCGTGCTCAAGAGCGAGCTCGCCGGCAAACTCGCCGAAAAACACCCCCAGCGCGCCGCCGCCGAAATCCGCGAGGTCGAGCGCATCTCGCGCGAGGCGCTCTCCGAAGTGCGCGCCGCCGTGCAGGGTTACCGGGGCAGCGGGCTGGCCGCCGAACTCGCCCGCGCCAAGGTGGCCCTCGACGCGGCGGGGATTCGGCTGGTCATCACCGACACCCTGCCGGAACTTCCCGCCGACCTCGAAAGCACCCTGGCGATGGTGCTGCGCGAGGCGGTCACCAACGTGGTGCGGCACTCCGGCGCCTCCGAGTTGCGCCTGACCCTGCGCGGGCAGGCAAACGGCTTTCAGTTGACCTTGCAGGACGATGGCCGGGGCGGCGACGCGCCCGAGGGCACCGGCCTGAACTCCATGCGTGAGAGACTGCGCGCCATGGGCGGAACCTTTGAACGCGACGGGCACACGGGAACGCGTCTGCAAGCCTTCGTGCCGCTGAGTGCCGGAACTGCCGGGCTCAAGGCCCCTGAGCTGCTGGAGAAAACGTCGTGA